The window caatttgataaaaactcatttaagatttgataaaaactcaattatGTAAAAgcttgttaagataaacaaaccaagctcaagcttcacaatactcggctcgttagctcgtgaacatgttcgttggTAAGcttatgaatcaacttttaaatcaaaaaataatagttttgatattgaatttataaattttatactctacttatgaaaaatatagacaaatatattacatttatttattagaataaaattataaattttaataagaatattataattttctctaagtatataatttagtttttaatgaatatttaaatttataatttatattattaagctcgtttaggcttgataaaagctcgaataagctcgtgagccatgaagatattcgttaaataaagctctaGCTCAGCTTGAATCGATTACACTCATAATAATAGCATTTGCTGACTTAAgcattttgaaattgtttttttttgCGTTCTTTGGGCAAATTAAATTGTTTAGTTAATTGCATTGTTTTGCAATATAAACCACCATCGTTAACAACTTTATTCGCATTTTAGTCCCAACACAAGTATAACCCCGTACTGGATATTAATATTTAAACCATTTTTTGGtacacattttattatgaaaagttCCTTAAGTGACTCTTCATTAGAAAtgatatttaagtttgaaataactTATTTCATTGGGCATATTTTACTCAATATTACATCTGGTTTCAGGTGGATATGACAGCATTGAGGCAGATGAGAGACAATGACCTCAAAGAATTGGGAATTCCTATGGTACTTGTAAATCTCTTGCTCTATCTTCTTTGCTGGCACTGTATCCAGATTTTGCACAAAGTTCCTTAGAGTATACTCGATAAGTTGAATGATTAGGTCCTTTTATTGCACTTACTATTATGTATTTACAATTCAATAGATATTATTTTTTGAGCCCAACTAAAAACATAATTGAACTATTTGCATCATTTGGACAACAATTTCTATATAAAAAAGAATTTCCCTAATTGGTGATGTTGCAGTTAACTAAACTACAAATTTTGGTATTCCAGAGTTTATATGTCAAATGTCagtatcttttttattattatcattattttgtTTTTACATTCCACCCTGTAGCTATTTAGATTTGAAATTTGGGAAGAAAAGTTTAGAAGCAAAAGGTTACGAGTGAATGAATAAGACCAGGTTATCTTGAGTGAAGCATgtatgaactttggttgggcATATATAGCTTACCATTCAACATCTCAAATATGTATAGAGTTTTTCTAATTTAGCAAAGATCACACATGAAGGTAAAATCAGCTCAATGCAACAACTTATGGCATATAGTATTGACATCTCAAGAGCAACAATATATGATACTCCAACTTTCCAAATTAGATAGGTAGAGAAAGAGAGTACCTTCTTGAACATTGATTTTCTTCTGtagattagttcattttattaagGTAATGATGTGAAAGTTGGAGACAGACCAAAGAATATTAACACAATTTAAGAGAGTTAAATGATCATCAGAAATTAAATGGCTGGAACTCAGCTGTTTTTGTTGCTGATAGGACAAACCTCCTACTATTTTCCAGCTTGGAAGCTTAGGTAACTGGTGGATGCCTACTATCTTCTCTCAGCTATTATTTGCTCTCATTTTGATCATTTAATCAATTGGGCTGATCAAGGAAGGATTCTTATCTGTCTTGTCTATCCATTCAAGCACGCACACTGGGAACACTGAATCACATCCTTTCATCTCGTCACTGAACCATCCAACTCAATCCATCCACTCTTTTATTCAGCCATCCACAatccaagtaaaaaaatttttaatttgctTATCAGTTCTTTTAAGTACTGTTGTTTGCTATCACTTGTTGACCGTGATTTCAAATTTTACCATAGTGATGGAAGTACACTCAAGTGGGATGATTGATTACTTTCAAAAGGGTGGCTATTGAGTAGTAACCATATGAAGTTTTTTATATTTACTCCAATACACTAAAATAGTGTAGCCTACGAAAGGCTAAAAGGTGGAGAGATAGATTAGGATGGTGAGAGGCTACTTGATATTTACAATATAATAAGGGATATCTATATAAGCTAAGTGATTTTCCCCTTGATAATTATTGTATGGTTTTTCACTTTTAATCCCCAGTCAAAGGTATGCcaagattatttttttaaatgaatttagagATAATAAAAATGGGAGCCTGAGGGTGTACCTAATTTTTCTTGAGATTTCTGAAATGACATTAACACTGCCTTGCTTCTAACAGAACTAAATTGTTGTCTTAGGCACAATTGCTAGTTTGATTTTTCTATCCTGATCGACCATTAAAGGGGTACGTAGTCTAGCTAGTGATATATGAGTTCCTTTGCCTTTTTACTTGGTGTTGAAATTATGAGTTGCCTCATGGCTTGTCTTTATGGGATAAAGGATATATGAAAACTCTCCATTTGCATCGGAGGACACTTTGATTACAATGGGATACCTTTTTTGTTGTCAGAATTCAAAAGCAGCTAATTTGACTGATATGCATCTTGCTGAATTAGCTGCTTTCCAATCGTGTTCATGCTATTGATTGGATGTTATGTTGCATTTACGTGCATTGGAGGATTGCCATTGAGATAAACCTCAGTACTAATATCCTGTCTCCTAATGTCTTAAATTTTCAGTCTTTTTCCCTAGAGATTATGAAAGTTTTGAATTGTTTTTCTTACTGATTGTGATGTTTAAGTGGTTTTGCTTATAGGGTCCTCGGAAGAAAATCTTACTTGCAGTTTTATCTCATACAAGACAACAACAGCAACAGCATCGATGACATGATGATATTGGAGTCACTAGATGCTGTGTTGTTCTTTATGACAGTTGAGCACATTAAGCTGTGGGACTCTGAACTGTGCTTATTTTTCCAATTCTCTCGGAAATTTGTTCTTTGCATATGAGATTACTCATCCATCTCTAACTGAAATTCAGAGCTTATTCAAATTAGTAGTGTTCAATATCTATAATTTAGAAGGTAAAGAAAGTTTGGTACATTCTTTTCAATGCTTTTCTGATTTCATTTTAAGAAAGAAAGAactattttgaaattttgtttggTAGGAGTTGTGGGAATACATACGTTCATGGAAAAACAAATTGGAAATCCAATTTGTTCATGGTCTTGTGATGTTTTTCTCTTTCCATTTGTTCGTGCTAATGACATCAAACTTAAGATGGTCaagatctagtttttttttttttttttctttcagcgGGATTGAAATTTCTCATAAATAATCCTTGCCTAAGTGAAGTCATGGTTGGTGTTGTTGTCAAGTACTGCAATTGTTTGTGGAATGGTATCAAGATCATCAATGACTTGATGCAGTTTATCTAGAATTTACAAAATGAGTTGGCTTCATGACACTTCTTCGAAATGAGATTATAAGGGCATCAAGAGTCCACTTTAGCTGACATCAAACAAAGTGTCTTTAGCAATTGTGCACAAAATAATGACAGGAAGCAAAAGAAGTAAAGTGTGATGTATAGGGTCAAGTGGTCTAGCTATGATCTGAGTATCAAATAAACcttactttaaatttttttaattgtgaTTTTCTTTATAGCTTTGCATGATGTCAATTATCAATTAAGactgttaattttttatttacggAGTATTGTGAAACATAGAAGATGTTATGAGATGCTTTTGGAGGCTgtgtaaaaataatttaaaaagaacTTATTGTGATAttagttttcttcttgaataGAATTTCTTTGGTGCCCAAAGAGTGTAAGCTGTGGGATTTCTCACTTTTATTCATAGGTGTTGTAGATTCTTTGTACAAAATGTGATATCAGTCTGCCTTATTCAATGTTTGCTCTATTGATCTTTCTCTTGTTTCTTTGTTTGTTTGTTGTTCTATCGAGGAGACAGAGATTTCACAATATGATTTTATGCCAAAGGTTATTAGGCTTTCTAGGAGTGTCTGGTTTGAGAAGGCTGGTCCTAACCTAACAAATAGTACTTGTGATAATTAATTATACGACCCACATGGAATACACAAACCAGTGCGGTCCAGTCGAGTGAAGAGATTTGCACTAGAATTCGATACGCATAGAACGAAGGAGATAGGCAAGGGCTCATCTGAAGAATGCCTCCAAAGAACACACTGAGCCTTAAAAACACCACCACCATGTCCAAATATTCTTCCATGATGCCAACTTTTGACTCCACATACAGCAACACCATGAGCTAGGCAGCTCTCGCAaccaaaagagagagagaggcaGGCCAGTGccaaaagctaaaagataaaagCTTTCCCTTTATCATCAGCCCACGGCCACAGGCACCACCCTTTGCCAAGCATCCCCAGAGAGACTCCCAAGACCAGATCTTTTCCCTTAGAGTGAGGGAAGTGAATTTAGGGTCATAGGCTTTTGGGCTTATTCATAGGATTCCTCACTTAGGGAAAAGAAGACGGTGCATAATGAGAAGAAAGCAGCCTTTGCTCTGTGGAGCCAGAGGAAAGAGTGGAAAAAGAAAAGCATGTGTGTGTTGGGTGCTTCTTTCTGTTAGCACACTAGTAAATGTGTCTATCTCTGTGTGAGTGTGTGCAAGTTTGGTGCTGCTGCACTTGGTACTAGAGAAACTTCCTTTGTGAATTTGAACACTAAGTAAATTAATTACAGGGTAGTATCAATCTGATATGGATTATGGATGAAAAGAGATAATTTCCTCATCTCTGATTCACTAATGCCATTCCTAATCCCTGTTCAGATTGTGCGTTGTCTGCTACAATGCACACATTTGATGTGTAACACCACACGTGAAAGTATTGCCTTGTCCCTGGAGTGGCAGAAAGGGCAGTGATACTACTGCTCATACTGAAACTGTGCATATTGACTCATGGATTATCACAAGGATAAAGACATTGTTTGTGATTCCCTTTTTTTGTCTCAAAATTTGTGTCAATGGAAGAAAGTTGTCACCCAACTTAGCCAGACAGCTACCTCTAGTGGATGTCTACATCTGACGAGTGCATCTAGCACTAGCATCACCAAACCTCACATGTAGATTCTTCAGCTCACTGAAATTACCAACTTCAATCTCCATTTGCATGAACAGTAAACAGAAGAGATGTAAACTTTTTATTGGTTTAGAATAACACAACATTCAGAAGGTCCCTAAGACCTTTGTACAAAGAAGATTAGCATAGCAGCCTTAACCATAGGCTGTGTAGCCTGAAGTATGATGAACAGACACCTTCCTCCAGGTTGATATGAACAATCACACAGGAAACAAATATCAGAGGCCAAGGAGAATACTGATCAGCCGGTCCAGCCGACCGTGACTCAGGCATCAATTTGACAGTTTGTAGTCTTGCTTGCCCATGAACAAGTTACCAGCACGAAGACCCACCAGCTGATGTCCTTCAGTCAAGAATCAATGCAGGCATTGGCATTGATTTTGGTAACACCCACAACCTACACAAACAAGACTGTCCTTCACACTTTTTTTTAAACCACAATGGCAGATCAGATCCCCCTCCCTTGAGGACCTGAAACACTTTGCTACTGTATCTTATGCATCAATAGCAAAGCCCCACAAATGAAAGAACTTcaagaaaaagaacaaaaaaatagCACATTGTCACAGACCAGCCCCTCCCCCACTCTGAAAAATGATGAGGAATCTGCAAATcccaaaaaggaagaagaaggagaaaaaaaacCTACACCTTATAGCAACATTTGGCTGTTCTTCCTAAAACCcttgaagaaaaaggaaaattttatttgattttatcaGCTCTACTGCCCATTGTCCAACCTTGGGCAGTTGTTCAGTTTCCTTCTTTTGTTAGATGGAGAAGAGGCCCTTTGCTCACTGTCAATCAACGAGGCCACTTTTAGTTGTGAAAGTACCATATGTGGATCTTTGTCCAGTGATTGGTAGCAGTTCGTAATCCCTTCCTAGAGAAAGAAAATTGTGATACTAAACATTTTGTAATTAGATTGTATCCTTGGATCTCTTTCAACACACAAACTTCATACCTTGGTCAATCCTATGCACCAAGATGCTGCAGTTTCCGCGTTAATGGAACCCAGACCCTTAATCTCATCAGTTGCCCGGATTATAGCAGCTGCAGCAAGTGATGACGGGCAGTGACTCAGGAAACGTATATCTGTTACACCATATATTTCAGATTAGCCAGAACAATACATTGCCTTATCATACTCAATGAGATCACAACTACACGACCTTTCATCGTCGCGAGCGTAATTTCAGTGGCCCAGGCAATCAAATATCGCGTGTATTTTCCTACTGGATCGATCTTGTGTACAAAGAAATCAATGAAAGTGAAAGGCGTCACAGATCGGAGCCTCCAATTCAATGCAGTCAACACAAGAAGCTCCATTCTGAGAATGGTCCGAGGCTCAAAAATGAACTTTGCATCCTCAACCTACCCATATCAAAACAAAGTGTAGCAAATAGTCATCGATCAAACaagcatttacataaatttactGCATGCCAATACACCATTGTTCAAATCTAATTACCTGCAAGTCTAATAAAGATGGAAGCAATGTCTCCTCCATCTTTGCTGCCAGAGAGAGGCATGCCACAGAGAGAAGTTGCAATGCCCATTCATTTTGCTGCACAAATAGAATGATCGTAGAATAATGACAGAGTTCCATGTCACTACTAGTAATACAGTTCTGAAACCTTGTTCattatttgttgttgttgttgttggatgatatgatttttattctctTATCGTCTCTCCACTTCTCCCCTATTTTATTCATCTAATACAAAAGGGACCTTCCGTGTCTTATAAAGCAGCCCCCCTTGCCTAGTGGAAATGATCACTGTCATTCTATCAAAAAATCTTAGGAGTACAAAGATGGGGAAAAGGAACATAATGATCAAAATCAAAGTTTGTATATCTTGCATTCACCCCACGAGCATAAGGACACTCTCTATTTTTCTCTTGGAGAAATGGGGGAAAAACTATTTTGAACAAGCAAAATCCCCAAAGCACAAAGATAGTCACAGTTTAGTTCTTGGCTCACTCCTTCGAATCACGAGAACTGAAATCTGTTCTGTATTCAAACAAAACACAGAACTTGAATCGCAGAAATCAACTCACAGGCAGACGGTGAGAAGAGAGGAACCGATCCATGTAGTTCACGGAAAGATACGCCGTCAGCGGACGGAAATGGTAGTATGAGTGCACCTGGAAGAGAACAAGAAATATTCGTCAAAAGGGCGGTGACCGATCCAACGTGCGCTGAgacaaagagagagagagagagaggaggaaggTAGAGAGCCAACCTTGAGGATCCAGGCGACGGCTTCTTGGCGAGCGGAGGAGTCGAGAGAGTTGGAGCGGAAGCGGTCGGGGTAGTCGCGGGCGGGGGAGTAGTCCGCGGCGGCTTCGATGAACCCGGCGATGGACTCGTCCGAGTAGTCTGGGAACGCGGAGTACGTCGGACACGCAGCGGCCTCGCCGCCGTTGTCGTCGGCGAGCTCGCTGGCGTCCTCGCTGCAGAGCAGGTCGCAGCAGGCGGCGTGGTCCAGCGGCATGGCCTCCTCATGGCTTCCTCACCATCATGATGGAGCACCGAAACCCCCCacagagatggagaagaagaagaagaagtccctCAAGAGCAGAGAGCGGCGCCAACaacgaagaagaggaagaggcgagACGACGAACTGCAGGAGGACATTTTGTTTCTCGATATATACAGCAATATTGCAATTTGCACCCTCATAACTAACTATTTCAATTAACTCCAGAGGCCATTTTAATAGTTTTGAAACCTCGAGGGCTTTTCAAAATAAAGGTACCAGCAAAGTTTGGGAGTAAagtgtaatttattaaaatacgagagtgaaataaaaaaataaatggcCAAAGCGCTTTG is drawn from Zingiber officinale cultivar Zhangliang chromosome 1B, Zo_v1.1, whole genome shotgun sequence and contains these coding sequences:
- the LOC121989945 gene encoding cyclin-D2-1-like, producing MPLDHAACCDLLCSEDASELADDNGGEAAACPTYSAFPDYSDESIAGFIEAAADYSPARDYPDRFRSNSLDSSARQEAVAWILKVHSYYHFRPLTAYLSVNYMDRFLSSHRLPQNEWALQLLSVACLSLAAKMEETLLPSLLDLQVEDAKFIFEPRTILRMELLVLTALNWRLRSVTPFTFIDFFVHKIDPVGKYTRYLIAWATEITLATMKDIRFLSHCPSSLAAAAIIRATDEIKGLGSINAETAASWCIGLTKEGITNCYQSLDKDPHMVLSQLKVASLIDSEQRASSPSNKRRKLNNCPRLDNGQ